The following are from one region of the Rosistilla carotiformis genome:
- a CDS encoding DUF6800 family protein: MSGSERRRELRRRRHRRKQVGKLTVKAGKASPAEKLEIARKLRRLTPGADVLIERLSLVS; encoded by the coding sequence ATGTCAGGATCCGAAAGAAGACGCGAACTGCGTCGTCGTCGTCATCGCAGAAAGCAAGTTGGCAAGCTGACGGTTAAGGCTGGAAAGGCGAGCCCCGCTGAAAAGCTGGAAATCGCTCGCAAACTGCGTCGCCTGACCCCCGGTGCCGATGTTCTGATCGAACGATTGAGCCTGGTCTCCTAG
- a CDS encoding zinc-dependent alcohol dehydrogenase, giving the protein MLAGEIYQPNSIRLIDVPAAATASDVPAGQILFEPQLACLCGSDLLYYEADNPGYMPHVGQSLHEMIGRVVETTGDKFAVGDRVLAVPIEHYGFYGRYWVDQARAVRVDPRCSDAAAVLAQPLGTVLFALRRIPSVLARRVMLFGAGPMGQLFVRVLKLFGAAEIIVVDPVRDRLDLALAGGATQVIHGTAAQAAAEAASMPGGGPDLVIEAVGHRQQVLNECIAACRPEGEILFFGVPPIEANGIKLKEMFWKNLRMYTSVGPSFEIDFSLAMKMVAERTIDVEPLVSHRMPIDQIQEAYDMFATRREGAMKVFLDFPAYQA; this is encoded by the coding sequence ATGCTCGCTGGTGAAATCTACCAACCCAATTCGATTCGATTGATCGATGTGCCCGCTGCCGCGACAGCTTCGGATGTCCCAGCGGGTCAAATTCTCTTTGAGCCTCAGTTGGCCTGCCTGTGCGGCAGCGACCTTCTGTATTACGAGGCCGACAATCCCGGCTACATGCCTCACGTCGGCCAATCGCTGCACGAGATGATCGGCCGCGTCGTCGAGACGACGGGCGACAAGTTTGCCGTCGGCGATCGGGTGCTCGCTGTGCCGATCGAACACTACGGTTTCTACGGCCGCTACTGGGTCGATCAAGCCCGTGCGGTCCGCGTCGATCCGCGTTGCAGCGATGCCGCCGCCGTGCTGGCTCAGCCGTTGGGAACGGTGCTGTTCGCGCTCCGCCGGATTCCGTCGGTGCTCGCCCGCCGCGTGATGCTGTTTGGCGCCGGACCGATGGGCCAGTTGTTCGTTCGCGTTTTGAAGCTGTTTGGCGCGGCGGAGATCATCGTCGTCGATCCGGTTCGCGATCGCTTGGATCTCGCGTTGGCTGGCGGTGCGACTCAGGTGATCCATGGCACCGCGGCTCAGGCGGCTGCCGAAGCGGCCTCGATGCCCGGTGGCGGTCCCGATCTGGTGATCGAAGCGGTCGGGCATCGCCAACAAGTGCTCAACGAATGTATCGCCGCATGCCGACCCGAAGGGGAGATCCTGTTTTTTGGCGTGCCGCCGATCGAAGCGAACGGGATCAAGCTGAAGGAAATGTTCTGGAAGAATCTGCGGATGTACACCAGCGTCGGCCCCAGCTTTGAGATCGATTTCTCGCTGGCGATGAAGATGGTCGCCGAGCGGACGATCGATGTCGAACCGCTGGTATCGCATCGGATGCCGATCGATCAGATCCAAGAAGCGTACGACATGTTCGCCACGCGACGCGAGGGAGCGATGAAGGTCTTCCTCGATTTCCCCGCGTACCAAGCATGA
- a CDS encoding putative molybdenum carrier protein produces MTQAVFSHVPQRIVSGGQTGVDRGALDAAIALGIPHGGWCPRGRLAEDGQIPARYDLTEHQSPRYKDRTLQNVIDSDATLILYCDTLRGGTRLTQRYAVDAGKPQLAVAIDDEWSVESVHRWLYQYQPLSLNIAGPRESNFPGVQALSTEAVLRIFDHSG; encoded by the coding sequence ATGACCCAAGCCGTCTTCTCCCACGTTCCGCAACGCATCGTTTCGGGCGGGCAAACGGGAGTGGACCGCGGAGCGTTGGATGCGGCGATCGCGCTCGGAATCCCGCACGGCGGATGGTGTCCGCGCGGCCGGCTGGCAGAGGATGGCCAGATCCCAGCGCGTTACGATCTGACCGAACACCAATCTCCACGCTACAAAGACCGCACGCTGCAAAATGTCATCGACAGCGATGCCACGTTGATCCTCTACTGCGACACGCTGCGCGGTGGCACGCGATTGACGCAGCGTTACGCCGTCGATGCAGGCAAGCCGCAGCTAGCGGTAGCAATCGACGACGAATGGTCGGTCGAAAGCGTCCACCGCTGGCTGTACCAGTATCAACCTCTGTCGCTGAATATCGCCGGGCCGCGCGAGAGCAACTTTCCCGGCGTGCAAGCACTCAGCACCGAAGCCGTCTTGCGGATCTTTGACCACAGCGGCTGA